From a single Bacillus gobiensis genomic region:
- a CDS encoding calcium-translocating P-type ATPase, SERCA-type — translation MNWHELGQTDLVKTANTSIEHGLSSKEAKKRLDLHGYNELNEGKKTSSLALFFSQFNDFMVFVLVAATIISGFLGEYVDAAAIIAIILVNGILGFFQERRAENSLQALKELSTPQTLVLREKKWMKIQARELVPGDIIKFSSGDRIGADIRLFDAKSLEIEESALTGESVPVQKQYDPIQANAESLGDLVNMGFMGTLVTRGSGSGVVIGTGMNTAMGKIAHMLEEAGTQQTPLQGRLEQLGKILIVIALLLTVLVVSVGVLQGQNLFQMFLAGVSLAVAAIPEGLPAIVTVALSLGVQRMIKQKSIVRKLPAVETLGCASIICSDKTGTMTQNKMTVTHVWTCGSLWEVTGTGYEPEGEFTANGRPVQVKQNKALQQILLFGALCNSSAIVSEKGKYRLEGDPTEGALLTAASKAGFYSEKIKEQYKIIEEYPFDSARKMMTVIVEDLQNKRFVITKGAPDVLLKKSTCILANNKNEAMSKTRYEEANTSIADLASRALRTIAIAYKPLTGSEIPSVEQAESGLTFFGIQGMMDPPRPEVKQAIKECREAGIKTVMITGDHVITAKAIAKKLNLLPNKGKVIEGQALNKLSVEELAETVEDTYVFARVTPEHKLKIVKAFQEKGHIVAMTGDGVNDAPAIKQADIGISMGITGTDVAKESSSLILVDDNFATIKSAIKEGRNIYENIRKFVRYLLASNVGEILVMLFAMLLALPLPLVPIQILWVNLVTDGLPAMALGMDQPESDVMNRKPRHTKEGIFARGLGWKVVSRGFLIGAVTLAAFMIIYYRNPDNLQYAQTIAFATLVLAQLIHVFDCRSERSIFHRNPFGNLYLIGAVLSSLLLMLVVIYYKPLQPVFHTMDIAAVDWLLVIGLSAIPTFLLAGSLLTRKN, via the coding sequence ATGAATTGGCATGAATTAGGACAAACAGATTTGGTGAAAACAGCAAACACGTCCATCGAGCATGGCTTGAGTAGCAAAGAAGCGAAAAAACGGCTGGATCTGCACGGATACAATGAATTAAATGAAGGCAAAAAAACATCTTCACTTGCGTTGTTCTTCTCCCAATTTAATGATTTCATGGTATTTGTACTCGTTGCTGCAACGATCATCTCCGGATTCTTAGGGGAATATGTAGATGCCGCAGCCATCATAGCAATTATTTTAGTGAACGGTATTCTTGGTTTTTTTCAAGAGCGCCGTGCGGAGAATTCCTTGCAGGCATTAAAGGAGCTTTCTACACCACAGACTCTGGTTCTCAGAGAGAAAAAATGGATGAAAATCCAAGCAAGGGAGCTTGTGCCGGGAGATATCATCAAATTTTCAAGCGGAGACCGAATTGGTGCTGATATCCGTTTATTCGATGCAAAAAGTCTTGAAATTGAAGAGTCCGCTTTAACCGGGGAATCGGTGCCGGTCCAGAAGCAATACGATCCAATACAGGCTAATGCTGAGTCACTTGGAGACTTAGTCAACATGGGGTTTATGGGAACTTTGGTTACGAGAGGCAGCGGAAGCGGCGTTGTCATCGGCACTGGCATGAACACAGCTATGGGGAAAATTGCCCATATGCTTGAAGAAGCAGGCACACAGCAAACTCCTCTTCAGGGAAGGCTTGAACAACTGGGGAAAATATTGATTGTCATCGCTTTGCTTCTCACGGTTCTTGTCGTCTCTGTCGGAGTCCTTCAAGGACAAAATCTTTTTCAAATGTTTTTAGCGGGGGTCTCACTCGCAGTAGCTGCGATTCCAGAAGGATTGCCAGCCATTGTCACAGTTGCTTTGTCGCTCGGCGTCCAAAGGATGATCAAGCAAAAATCGATCGTCAGGAAGCTGCCGGCTGTCGAAACTCTCGGCTGTGCATCGATTATTTGTTCTGATAAAACAGGAACAATGACGCAAAACAAGATGACGGTTACACACGTCTGGACTTGCGGGAGCTTATGGGAAGTTACCGGCACTGGATACGAACCGGAAGGAGAATTTACAGCAAATGGGCGGCCGGTTCAAGTGAAGCAAAATAAAGCGCTGCAGCAAATCCTGTTGTTTGGTGCGCTTTGCAATTCATCCGCGATAGTTTCAGAAAAAGGGAAATACCGATTAGAAGGAGATCCGACAGAAGGAGCTCTTCTTACAGCTGCAAGTAAAGCCGGCTTTTATTCAGAGAAAATCAAGGAACAGTATAAAATTATTGAGGAATACCCATTTGATTCGGCAAGAAAAATGATGACAGTCATCGTTGAAGATTTGCAGAATAAAAGATTTGTAATAACAAAAGGCGCTCCGGATGTTCTTTTGAAAAAGTCCACTTGTATACTTGCAAACAATAAAAATGAAGCGATGAGCAAGACTAGATATGAAGAAGCAAATACCTCCATTGCAGATCTGGCTTCCCGTGCGTTACGAACCATAGCTATTGCCTATAAACCATTGACTGGAAGCGAGATTCCATCTGTAGAGCAGGCGGAATCGGGACTTACTTTCTTTGGAATTCAAGGAATGATGGATCCTCCGCGTCCGGAGGTCAAGCAGGCGATCAAAGAATGTCGTGAAGCAGGGATTAAAACGGTGATGATCACTGGCGATCATGTCATTACCGCAAAAGCAATCGCAAAAAAATTAAATCTCCTTCCGAACAAAGGGAAAGTGATTGAGGGCCAAGCACTTAATAAGCTGTCGGTAGAGGAGCTGGCGGAAACCGTGGAAGATACGTATGTATTTGCACGAGTAACACCTGAGCATAAGCTGAAAATCGTCAAGGCCTTTCAAGAAAAAGGACACATCGTCGCGATGACAGGAGATGGCGTGAACGATGCGCCGGCTATTAAACAGGCTGATATCGGAATATCTATGGGGATTACAGGAACCGATGTGGCGAAAGAATCGTCTTCGTTAATTTTAGTAGATGACAATTTTGCAACGATAAAATCTGCAATTAAAGAAGGAAGAAACATTTATGAAAACATCCGCAAATTTGTCAGGTACTTGCTCGCATCGAATGTTGGAGAAATTCTTGTTATGCTTTTCGCCATGCTGCTTGCTTTGCCACTGCCGCTTGTCCCGATTCAAATTCTCTGGGTCAATTTAGTAACGGACGGTCTGCCGGCGATGGCGCTTGGCATGGACCAGCCCGAAAGCGATGTAATGAATAGAAAGCCACGGCATACGAAAGAAGGGATTTTTGCAAGAGGCCTGGGATGGAAGGTGGTTTCTAGAGGATTTCTTATTGGAGCGGTAACACTTGCGGCGTTTATGATCATTTATTACCGGAATCCCGACAATCTTCAATATGCACAAACTATCGCGTTTGCCACTCTCGTTTTGGCACAGCTGATTCACGTATTTGACTGCAGAAGCGAAAGGTCTATTTTTCACCGCAATCCGTTTGGAAATCTTTATTTGATCGGCGCAGTCCTTTCTTCATTGCTGCTAATGCTCGTCGTCATCTATTACAAGCCGC